A genome region from Colwellia sp. Arc7-D includes the following:
- a CDS encoding septation protein A: protein MHAFLEYIPLVIFFVFYKFADIYWATGALIVASAIQIAYFLIKKQPIPKRNLIFFGLIAVFGGLTIYMHDDTFLKWKVTIIQGIFAIALLVSQKLFNKNIMKEFLGEALTLPENIWNRLNLAWALFFALCGFLNWYIAFNFSLETWVNFKVFGLTAMTFIFAIGSVLSLYKYMPEEQEDSEQKTEKQE, encoded by the coding sequence ATGCACGCATTTTTAGAATATATTCCACTGGTTATTTTTTTCGTATTTTATAAATTCGCCGATATCTATTGGGCTACTGGCGCACTAATCGTCGCTTCCGCCATTCAAATAGCTTATTTTTTAATTAAAAAGCAACCCATTCCAAAAAGAAATTTGATTTTCTTCGGTCTAATTGCCGTTTTTGGAGGCTTAACTATATATATGCATGATGATACTTTCTTGAAATGGAAAGTGACGATTATCCAAGGGATTTTCGCAATTGCACTTTTAGTGAGTCAGAAATTATTTAATAAAAACATTATGAAAGAGTTTTTAGGTGAAGCCCTAACCTTACCTGAAAACATTTGGAACAGACTAAACTTAGCTTGGGCATTGTTTTTCGCGCTTTGTGGTTTTCTTAACTGGTACATTGCCTTTAATTTTAGTTTAGAAACTTGGGTTAATTTTAAGGTGTTTGGTTTAACTGCCATGACGTTTATATTTGCCATTGGCTCAGTGTTATCTCTTTATAAATATATGCCTGAAGAACAAGAAGACTCAGAACAAAAAACAGAGAAACAAGAATAA
- a CDS encoding Xaa-Pro peptidase family protein — protein MTIGVGGSTAKIELEKLANMTNQVKAISEAEFKQRIKKAQTIMAENNIAATYIDAGTNLYYFTGTRWYASERMVGAIIPQEGEIKYITPYFEVNTLSQYMTIKGEIKGWQEHESPYQLVSQTLSEIGITTGQLAIDESAAFFIADGIKKAAPALTLIDAKCVTAGCRAEKSDTEIALLQQAKNMTIEVHKAVARILHVGITVQEVTDFIDQAHRKVGAPAGSYFCIVLFGEDSSYPHGVKSPKALEENDIVLIDTGCQVEGYNSDITRTYVFGEPNQRQRDMWLIEKLAQEAAFDAAKIGVACGDVDVAARAYLASQNLGPDYQTPGCPHRTGHGVGLDIHEWPYLVRSDRTPLTKGMCFSNEPMLVIPNEFGIRLEDHFYMTETGAKWFTEPSYSIDDPFGYKQA, from the coding sequence ATGACTATAGGTGTTGGCGGCTCTACCGCAAAAATCGAGCTTGAAAAATTAGCTAATATGACAAATCAGGTAAAAGCGATTTCTGAGGCTGAATTTAAACAACGTATTAAAAAAGCACAAACGATCATGGCTGAAAATAATATAGCAGCTACCTATATTGATGCAGGAACAAATTTATACTACTTCACAGGTACACGCTGGTATGCCAGTGAACGTATGGTGGGTGCTATTATTCCTCAGGAAGGAGAAATAAAATATATTACTCCTTATTTTGAAGTTAACACGCTGAGTCAGTACATGACGATAAAAGGTGAAATTAAAGGTTGGCAAGAGCATGAAAGCCCTTATCAGTTAGTATCACAAACGTTAAGTGAAATTGGCATAACAACAGGTCAATTAGCCATTGATGAGTCTGCCGCATTTTTTATTGCAGACGGTATTAAAAAAGCAGCCCCAGCTTTAACACTTATCGACGCTAAATGTGTAACGGCAGGTTGTAGAGCAGAAAAGTCTGATACTGAAATAGCCTTGTTACAACAGGCAAAAAACATGACTATTGAAGTTCACAAAGCGGTAGCTCGTATATTGCATGTAGGTATAACAGTGCAAGAAGTGACTGATTTTATTGATCAAGCTCACCGTAAAGTGGGGGCACCTGCTGGTTCATACTTTTGTATTGTACTTTTCGGTGAAGATTCTTCATACCCTCACGGTGTTAAATCGCCCAAAGCACTCGAAGAAAATGACATTGTACTCATTGATACCGGTTGTCAGGTTGAAGGGTATAACTCAGATATTACCCGTACCTATGTTTTTGGCGAGCCAAACCAACGCCAACGAGATATGTGGTTGATTGAAAAATTAGCACAAGAAGCTGCATTCGACGCAGCCAAAATAGGTGTTGCTTGTGGTGATGTTGATGTTGCAGCAAGAGCTTACTTAGCAAGCCAAAACTTAGGACCTGATTACCAAACACCTGGATGCCCTCATAGAACAGGTCATGGTGTAGGTCTGGATATTCATGAATGGCCATATTTAGTTCGCAGCGATAGAACGCCACTGACTAAAGGTATGTGTTTTTCTAATGAACCCATGCTGGTAATACCTAATGAATTTGGTATTCGTTTAGAAGACCATTTTTATATGACAGAAACTGGCGCAAAGTGGTTCACGGAGCCTTCCTACTCAATCGACGACCCTTTTGGTTATAAGCAAGCTTAA
- a CDS encoding bifunctional alpha/beta hydrolase/OsmC family protein codes for MRQKVEFISGEHKLSGLLETPESDVKFYALFAHCFTCGKDIAAASRISRALVRKGIAVLRFDFTGLGNSDGDFANSNFSSNIKDLLAAADFLRTTYQAPRLLIGHSLGGAAVLNVAQQVEEAMAIVTIGAPSDAEHVAHNFALQVDDIEKYGKAEVNLAGRVFTIEKQFLDDIKRYDTSRIGNLRKALLVMHSPIDSTVNISEAEKIYQAALHPKSFVSLDDADHLLTNKRDAEYAADVISAWAGRYITHDKSVNKDVSNVMSSMNASKTSAEYGKTEITKGHVIVEEKNHKFTQHVSTASHYWLADEPESVGGNNMGPDPYEHLLAGLGACTAMTLRMYATRKNLAIKHIKVELKHSRNYLLDCQECEEQSQGIEAIVREISFIGELEAKQQARFLEIADKCPVHKTLHNNVKVISKLVN; via the coding sequence ATGCGTCAAAAAGTCGAGTTTATCAGTGGAGAACACAAACTTAGTGGTTTGCTAGAAACCCCAGAATCTGATGTTAAATTTTATGCACTATTTGCCCATTGCTTTACTTGTGGTAAAGACATTGCGGCGGCATCACGTATAAGCCGAGCGCTAGTTAGAAAAGGAATTGCCGTGTTAAGGTTCGACTTTACCGGTTTAGGAAATAGCGATGGTGACTTTGCAAATAGTAACTTTTCCTCAAATATAAAAGACTTACTTGCCGCTGCGGATTTTCTTCGTACAACATATCAAGCGCCGAGATTGCTTATTGGTCATAGCTTGGGTGGTGCAGCAGTGCTTAATGTTGCTCAACAGGTTGAAGAAGCTATGGCCATAGTCACTATTGGGGCTCCATCTGATGCCGAACATGTCGCTCATAACTTTGCCTTACAAGTCGATGATATTGAAAAGTACGGTAAAGCAGAAGTGAACTTGGCTGGACGTGTGTTTACTATCGAAAAACAGTTTTTAGATGACATTAAACGCTACGATACCAGTCGCATTGGTAATTTAAGGAAAGCACTTTTAGTCATGCATTCACCCATTGACAGTACCGTCAATATCAGTGAAGCGGAAAAAATATATCAAGCGGCCTTACATCCTAAAAGCTTTGTTAGTTTAGATGACGCGGATCATTTATTAACGAATAAGCGTGATGCCGAGTATGCTGCCGATGTAATTTCGGCGTGGGCAGGGCGATATATAACACATGATAAAAGTGTTAATAAAGACGTTAGCAACGTTATGTCTTCAATGAACGCTTCTAAAACAAGTGCTGAATATGGGAAAACTGAAATTACTAAAGGTCATGTGATTGTTGAAGAAAAAAATCATAAATTTACTCAGCATGTAAGCACAGCTAGCCACTATTGGCTTGCAGATGAGCCAGAAAGTGTTGGTGGCAATAATATGGGTCCTGATCCTTATGAGCATTTACTTGCCGGTTTAGGCGCCTGTACTGCTATGACACTTCGTATGTATGCCACACGCAAAAATCTTGCTATAAAACATATAAAAGTTGAACTAAAGCATAGTCGAAATTATTTACTTGATTGCCAAGAGTGTGAAGAGCAAAGCCAAGGTATTGAAGCCATAGTGCGTGAAATTAGTTTTATTGGTGAGTTAGAGGCTAAGCAACAAGCACGATTTTTAGAAATAGCAGATAAATGCCCAGTCCATAAAACCTTGCACAATAACGTAAAAGTCATCAGTAAGTTGGTCAATTAA
- a CDS encoding universal stress protein — MNSILVIADLSESKQVAIQRACELAKSTHNSLHIVYFCYQSLRLIDDDPQKIQQTIIDAVKQDAKTSLKTIIPEGVNYSFDVVWEKRIYNWINNYAEEHSPTMVVKTAHRSETFLYTSTDWQLLRECPAPVFIVSDNKWRKSPNVLAAIDLETKRKSKQALNHQILKAAKVFSQTNEAELFVCYTVVFSKVLRDLGIHFKDELELKAAKTLKTQIETLAVEYDIPVANFYVKAGEPEKVIPSIAAQQKAGLVVIGTVGRKGLQAKVLGNTAEKILSLLKSDVLALKPE; from the coding sequence ATGAACAGTATATTAGTGATTGCAGATTTATCGGAAAGTAAGCAAGTGGCTATTCAGCGCGCTTGTGAACTTGCTAAAAGCACCCATAATTCTTTACATATTGTTTATTTTTGTTATCAAAGTTTACGACTTATTGATGATGATCCACAAAAGATACAACAAACAATAATAGATGCAGTTAAACAAGATGCAAAAACATCACTCAAGACAATAATCCCTGAAGGAGTTAACTACAGTTTTGACGTTGTTTGGGAAAAACGTATTTATAATTGGATAAATAATTACGCAGAAGAGCATAGCCCAACCATGGTGGTAAAAACGGCACACCGAAGTGAGACTTTTTTGTACACGTCAACTGATTGGCAATTATTACGCGAATGCCCAGCACCTGTTTTTATTGTCAGTGATAATAAATGGCGCAAATCACCTAATGTATTAGCCGCAATAGATCTAGAAACCAAACGCAAAAGTAAACAAGCGTTAAACCATCAAATATTGAAAGCCGCTAAAGTATTTTCTCAAACCAATGAAGCGGAATTATTTGTATGCTACACCGTAGTATTTTCAAAAGTATTACGTGACTTAGGTATTCACTTCAAAGACGAGTTGGAGCTTAAGGCAGCTAAAACCTTAAAAACCCAAATAGAAACGTTGGCTGTTGAATACGACATACCTGTCGCTAACTTTTATGTTAAAGCAGGCGAACCAGAAAAGGTTATTCCCAGCATTGCCGCGCAGCAAAAAGCAGGCTTAGTTGTCATAGGTACGGTTGGGCGTAAAGGTTTGCAAGCTAAAGTACTAGGGAATACAGCAGAGAAAATCTTGAGCTTGTTGAAATCAGATGTACTTGCTTTAAAGCCAGAGTAA
- a CDS encoding CNNM domain-containing protein: MPVETITWIAIVFCISQSAIFSGLNLAFFSLSRLQLEVEANKGNKAAKIVLTLRNDSNFLLATILWGNVGINVLLTMLSDSVLAGVGAFLFSTIAITIVGEITPQAYFSRNALKMGSMLAPIIRFYQFVLYPVARPSALILDAWLGKEGITYLGESELGNIIKEHIRAEEADLNHVEGIGALNFFALDEIKVTEEGEVLDPSSIIALPTKLDLPILPDTYSGANDPFLTMLNESGHSWVVITNLEGTPLLVIDADGFLRSALFQSENFDPYSYCHRPVVISDETTSLNEAILQMKVNTSIDKNFDGVIEHDVLLVWGETRRIITGADIFGRLLKGMLPLVQHNEKVAELINAEKK, from the coding sequence ATGCCTGTAGAAACTATCACCTGGATTGCTATTGTGTTTTGTATTTCACAATCTGCTATTTTTTCAGGATTAAATTTAGCTTTTTTTTCACTGAGTAGACTGCAGTTAGAAGTAGAAGCGAATAAAGGCAATAAAGCCGCCAAAATTGTATTAACGTTAAGAAACGATTCTAACTTTTTACTTGCTACTATTTTATGGGGCAACGTAGGAATTAATGTTTTATTAACCATGTTGTCAGATTCAGTTTTAGCCGGTGTTGGCGCGTTTTTATTCTCAACAATAGCCATTACCATCGTGGGTGAAATAACACCACAAGCTTACTTTTCTCGTAACGCTTTAAAAATGGGTAGCATGCTAGCTCCGATTATTCGTTTCTACCAATTTGTTCTTTACCCCGTGGCGCGACCAAGTGCACTCATTCTAGATGCATGGTTAGGTAAAGAAGGTATTACCTACTTAGGGGAGAGTGAACTCGGTAATATTATTAAAGAGCATATACGTGCCGAAGAAGCTGATTTAAACCATGTTGAGGGTATCGGCGCGTTAAACTTTTTTGCCTTAGATGAAATTAAGGTCACTGAAGAAGGTGAAGTGTTAGACCCAAGCTCTATTATAGCGTTACCAACAAAGCTTGATTTGCCTATTTTGCCTGACACATACTCTGGTGCTAATGATCCTTTTTTAACTATGCTCAATGAGTCGGGTCACAGCTGGGTGGTTATAACAAACCTTGAAGGTACACCATTATTAGTTATTGATGCTGATGGTTTCTTACGAAGCGCACTGTTTCAGTCAGAGAACTTTGACCCTTACAGTTATTGTCATCGCCCGGTTGTTATCTCAGATGAAACTACGTCATTAAACGAAGCTATTTTACAAATGAAAGTGAACACCTCAATTGATAAAAACTTCGACGGTGTTATTGAACACGATGTGTTATTAGTGTGGGGCGAAACTAGACGCATTATTACTGGTGCAGATATATTTGGCCGTTTACTTAAAGGCATGTTGCCATTAGTGCAGCATAACGAAAAAGTAGCAGAGCTGATAAACGCTGAAAAAAAATAA
- a CDS encoding magnesium transporter: protein MLENTIDKLSLVIDDILIAEHEQDIAQIMLAANETLVAEQFALLIEALPQDKRLSVWATYPEDIQKDAFVDMGQGTRTSLIQALSDDECFELLAQLDVDDVIEIAEEIPSRLLKYAIKNLDDSQRKLYQQAQQFTVDQVGHWLDYNYVRISEKLKITSAQLLLQKGLSPYTEDFYAVNKEGVLTGTVDINSLIQSDAESTLKTLFSPETIKLNGNEELTSAAEAVILSGKMSLPVVDENDHFLGRFTVETAYQVKQETQTEQINSAAGLSTDEDLFSSVRTSAKNRGIWLGINLITAFLASWFIGFFEATLQQVVALAVLMPVVASMGGVSGSQTLTVIVRGMALGQITEQNRKVLLRKELKVGGLNGIIWSLVIGVITYFWFDNAQLSFVIALAILLNLLTASASGVMIPAILNKLNIDPALSGAVILTTVTDIVGFVVFLGLGSLLLL, encoded by the coding sequence ATGTTAGAAAATACTATTGATAAATTATCCTTAGTTATCGACGACATTCTCATTGCAGAGCATGAGCAAGACATAGCCCAAATAATGCTTGCTGCAAATGAAACTCTTGTAGCAGAGCAGTTCGCGCTATTAATTGAAGCTCTGCCACAAGATAAACGTTTAAGTGTCTGGGCTACGTACCCAGAAGACATTCAAAAAGATGCTTTTGTCGATATGGGACAAGGCACAAGAACAAGCTTAATTCAGGCGTTAAGTGATGATGAGTGCTTCGAACTACTCGCTCAACTAGACGTTGACGATGTAATTGAAATTGCAGAAGAAATACCGAGTCGATTATTAAAATATGCGATCAAAAATCTAGACGACTCGCAGCGAAAACTTTATCAACAAGCACAACAGTTTACTGTTGATCAGGTCGGCCATTGGCTAGATTACAATTATGTCCGTATTTCTGAAAAGCTTAAAATAACCAGTGCGCAATTATTATTACAAAAAGGCTTATCTCCTTATACAGAAGACTTTTATGCAGTAAATAAAGAGGGTGTTCTAACTGGCACTGTTGACATTAACAGCTTAATTCAAAGTGATGCTGAAAGTACCCTAAAAACATTGTTTTCGCCTGAAACCATTAAACTCAATGGTAATGAAGAATTAACTTCGGCGGCAGAAGCTGTAATTTTATCGGGTAAAATGTCATTGCCTGTTGTTGATGAAAACGACCACTTCCTTGGCCGTTTTACCGTTGAGACGGCTTATCAAGTCAAACAAGAAACACAAACAGAGCAAATTAACAGTGCTGCCGGTTTATCTACCGACGAAGATTTATTTTCAAGTGTTAGAACCAGTGCCAAAAACCGTGGCATTTGGCTTGGTATTAATTTAATTACTGCATTTTTAGCCTCTTGGTTTATTGGCTTTTTTGAAGCTACCTTGCAACAAGTGGTGGCTTTAGCTGTTTTAATGCCTGTTGTAGCATCAATGGGTGGGGTTTCAGGTAGCCAAACGTTAACCGTTATTGTTCGAGGTATGGCATTAGGTCAGATAACAGAACAAAACAGAAAAGTACTATTACGTAAGGAATTAAAAGTTGGTGGGCTAAACGGTATCATTTGGTCGCTTGTTATTGGCGTAATTACCTACTTTTGGTTTGACAATGCACAACTGAGTTTCGTTATTGCCTTAGCAATCTTATTAAATTTACTGACGGCATCGGCATCCGGGGTTATGATCCCTGCCATTTTGAATAAATTGAATATTGACCCTGCCTTATCTGGCGCGGTTATTTTAACCACAGTAACCGACATTGTTGGTTTCGTTGTATTTTTAGGATTAGGTAGCTTACTGCTACTTTAA
- a CDS encoding magnesium transporter CorA family protein: protein MIKCMLISPTQETVIGSRELISQWQENNDTTLWIDLDNVDLEEEKKILTEFKCHPLAINDVLRERHPPKIELFKDYIFMLYRGIVANDDSLKFNHLQISMFIGKRVLITRHPQSSLAINELFCEIGEKYLKRSPVHLALRLFHSSCGYYLKEMFSFEAELERIEDDFQLSGNDQMMKQITSYRSQLVKIRRTFNYHVNMGETLKAYVDDEDTDLITDKETHTVNDLRERLDRLLSLSQMYYDICGDLINGYMSVTSHQLNATMRVLTVITALFVPLTFLAGIYGMNFEYIPELKADNGYFILLGVMAVVSVVLLIVFKRKRWL, encoded by the coding sequence ATGATAAAATGTATGTTGATTTCACCTACACAAGAAACCGTTATCGGTAGTCGTGAATTAATAAGTCAATGGCAGGAAAATAACGACACTACGTTATGGATTGATCTTGATAACGTTGACTTAGAAGAAGAGAAAAAAATATTAACAGAATTTAAATGTCATCCTCTTGCGATCAACGATGTGCTGCGTGAGCGCCATCCTCCTAAAATTGAACTGTTTAAAGATTATATCTTTATGTTGTATCGCGGCATTGTTGCTAACGATGACAGCCTGAAATTCAATCATTTACAAATAAGTATGTTTATCGGCAAGCGCGTGTTAATTACTCGACATCCACAAAGTTCGTTAGCGATTAACGAGTTATTTTGTGAAATAGGTGAAAAGTACCTTAAGCGTAGTCCTGTTCATTTAGCACTAAGACTTTTCCATAGCAGCTGTGGTTACTACCTTAAAGAAATGTTTAGTTTTGAAGCTGAGCTAGAAAGAATTGAAGATGACTTTCAATTAAGTGGTAACGACCAAATGATGAAACAAATTACCTCTTATCGTTCACAACTGGTTAAAATAAGACGTACTTTTAATTATCACGTAAACATGGGTGAAACCTTAAAAGCTTATGTTGATGATGAAGACACTGATTTAATCACTGATAAAGAAACTCATACGGTGAATGACTTACGTGAACGTCTCGACCGCCTGCTCAGTTTGTCGCAAATGTATTATGATATTTGTGGTGATTTAATTAATGGTTATATGTCAGTAACATCACATCAACTGAATGCTACTATGCGAGTATTAACGGTTATTACAGCATTATTTGTGCCGTTAACTTTTCTCGCCGGTATCTACGGTATGAACTTTGAATATATACCTGAGCTAAAAGCTGATAATGGTTACTTCATCTTATTAGGTGTTATGGCTGTGGTTTCAGTCGTATTGCTAATCGTATTTAAGCGAAAACGCTGGTTATAG
- a CDS encoding cation:proton antiporter — protein MDPFLPQAVGAIFFILLLGFILKFFRQPHVVAYLIAGIFIGPWGFGLVTDIDSISRLGTAGVVLLLFFVGMETDIHKLVENWKLIIFGTLMQIILSVGCVWLLGIWFDWSLARIVLIGFVISLSSTAIVIKLLQDNGMLSSSLGQSALGILLAQDLAIIPMLIIIGLLGAGNIDNVQLVKQGVGTLFAVALFAFVITRKQVHLPLSKWLKGDHELQLFAALGICFGLAMLTAWFELSTALGAFIAGMLVGAAKETLWVHRTLDSFRVLFVALFFVSVGMLLDISFLISHWQQTAILVMAALITNIFINAIILKLSKFSWKESLYAGVLLSQIGEFSFVLAAVGHQASIINEYGYQLALCVISLSLLTSPIWIGLSKKWLKVEHTPLKPSV, from the coding sequence ATGGACCCATTTTTACCTCAAGCGGTGGGCGCTATTTTCTTTATACTGTTGTTAGGCTTTATCTTGAAATTTTTTCGACAACCCCATGTCGTCGCTTATTTAATTGCAGGAATTTTTATCGGTCCTTGGGGCTTTGGTTTAGTTACCGACATTGACAGTATTTCACGTTTAGGCACAGCGGGCGTGGTTTTACTGTTATTTTTTGTTGGCATGGAAACCGACATTCATAAATTAGTCGAAAACTGGAAACTCATTATTTTCGGTACCTTGATGCAAATTATACTCAGTGTTGGTTGCGTTTGGTTATTAGGTATTTGGTTTGACTGGAGTTTAGCTCGCATTGTATTAATTGGCTTTGTTATCAGCCTGAGTAGTACCGCTATTGTTATCAAATTACTGCAAGATAATGGCATGCTTTCATCCAGCTTAGGGCAAAGTGCATTAGGCATTTTACTCGCGCAAGACTTAGCCATTATTCCGATGCTTATAATCATAGGGTTACTTGGTGCGGGTAACATCGACAATGTGCAATTAGTTAAACAAGGTGTCGGCACGCTATTCGCCGTTGCATTATTCGCCTTTGTAATTACCCGTAAACAAGTGCATTTACCGTTATCAAAGTGGTTAAAGGGTGATCATGAATTACAACTTTTTGCTGCATTAGGTATTTGTTTTGGCTTAGCTATGCTCACAGCATGGTTTGAGCTATCAACCGCTTTAGGAGCATTTATTGCTGGTATGCTTGTGGGAGCAGCTAAAGAAACCTTATGGGTACATCGGACTTTAGATTCATTTAGGGTGTTATTTGTTGCCTTGTTTTTTGTTTCAGTAGGCATGTTGCTAGACATTAGCTTCTTAATAAGTCATTGGCAACAAACCGCTATATTAGTGATGGCCGCATTAATTACTAATATTTTCATCAATGCTATTATTTTAAAGTTGTCAAAATTCAGTTGGAAAGAGAGTCTTTATGCTGGAGTATTGTTATCGCAAATAGGTGAGTTTAGTTTTGTGCTAGCTGCTGTTGGTCATCAGGCAAGTATTATTAATGAGTATGGTTACCAATTAGCCTTATGTGTTATCTCGTTATCATTACTGACTAGCCCAATATGGATTGGCCTGAGTAAAAAATGGCTTAAAGTCGAACACACCCCGCTAAAACCATCAGTGTAA
- a CDS encoding BamA/TamA family outer membrane protein, whose product MKYLNYLYISRLFYTYITLLLLVTTSKVIAADPGINSGTHLNIIGVETTFKTNIYRSLSSNENVIPLSLLGFPQSDNYILSKARSALQALGYYQPALTLSEDQKGKVLSIELNKPVRWNNSSIALNCEIESKEMSQLVAKHPFTKDKIINHGDYSQFKSRVQRQAQELGLLNATFAKSALNVDIAELQANVDWIFNCGARYTIHKISIEGTVLSHDLVNSYSTIREGDAYSQLDIVASQQALNRSGFFKSVVVDQSVDHATKSVDVNLSILDTDKYELKTLLGYGTDSGGKLGVSWRNRRVNNRAHQYVASIDFNEVKLNKANLHATFQYQIPLEKASSQWINLVSYEVKDEEIGRSNILTLESVLANKINAHWSSQWSIVMAQEQLESEADVNQSLKYIVPSWQTNYYSVTDPFSAVEGWRWQSIIRFSTKQLSNPDIEFLQTDQKVKRIWSLNDDWRLLLRARIGSTLMDTEDFTSSMPSTYRFFAGGDVSVRGYKHQSLSPTDNDVSIGGKHILTSGIEVDYLFYESFRWAIFSDQGNAFNDWKDWELQKSVGTGLRWVTPIGAIRLDIAKALDGNKAWRFHVTIGPDL is encoded by the coding sequence TTGAAATATCTGAATTACCTATACATAAGCCGATTATTTTATACATATATTACATTACTTTTACTGGTAACTACGTCCAAAGTAATTGCAGCTGACCCCGGCATTAATTCAGGCACACATCTCAATATTATTGGTGTTGAAACAACCTTTAAAACTAATATTTATCGTAGTTTAAGCAGTAACGAAAATGTTATTCCTTTGTCTTTGCTCGGTTTCCCTCAATCCGACAATTATATTTTAAGTAAAGCACGCAGTGCACTACAAGCATTAGGCTATTATCAGCCCGCTTTAACGTTGTCAGAAGATCAAAAAGGGAAGGTATTGAGCATTGAGCTAAATAAACCTGTTCGGTGGAATAACAGCAGTATTGCGCTCAATTGTGAAATAGAATCGAAAGAAATGTCACAGCTTGTCGCTAAACACCCGTTTACCAAGGATAAAATAATTAACCATGGCGATTACAGTCAATTTAAATCACGGGTACAACGTCAAGCACAAGAGTTAGGTTTATTAAATGCTACTTTTGCCAAAAGTGCTTTAAATGTTGATATAGCAGAACTACAAGCAAATGTTGATTGGATTTTTAATTGCGGCGCTCGATATACCATCCATAAGATCTCCATTGAAGGTACGGTTTTATCTCACGATTTAGTTAACAGTTATTCAACTATTCGTGAAGGTGATGCCTACAGCCAATTAGACATTGTTGCTAGTCAACAAGCACTGAACCGTTCTGGTTTTTTTAAATCGGTTGTGGTTGATCAGTCAGTCGACCATGCAACAAAAAGTGTCGATGTTAACCTTTCAATACTCGATACCGACAAGTATGAGCTTAAAACGTTATTAGGCTACGGTACTGATAGTGGAGGAAAACTTGGTGTTAGTTGGAGAAATAGAAGGGTAAACAACAGGGCACATCAATATGTTGCTTCTATCGACTTTAATGAGGTTAAATTAAATAAAGCTAATTTACATGCGACATTTCAGTATCAAATCCCGTTAGAAAAAGCCAGTAGCCAGTGGATAAACCTAGTCAGTTATGAGGTTAAAGATGAAGAAATTGGTCGCAGTAATATTTTAACTTTAGAGTCGGTATTAGCGAATAAAATTAATGCTCATTGGTCGAGTCAATGGTCTATTGTTATGGCACAAGAGCAACTAGAATCAGAAGCTGATGTAAACCAAAGTCTTAAATATATTGTTCCTTCATGGCAGACTAACTATTACAGTGTGACCGATCCCTTTTCGGCGGTTGAGGGCTGGCGTTGGCAAAGTATCATTCGATTTAGTACCAAGCAATTGAGCAATCCCGACATCGAATTTTTACAAACAGATCAGAAAGTAAAACGTATTTGGTCATTAAATGATGATTGGCGTTTACTGTTGCGCGCTCGTATCGGTTCAACACTAATGGATACCGAAGATTTTACGAGTTCAATGCCATCAACCTATCGATTTTTTGCCGGCGGTGACGTATCTGTACGTGGTTATAAACATCAAAGCTTATCGCCGACTGATAACGATGTATCCATTGGTGGTAAGCATATATTAACCTCGGGCATTGAAGTTGATTATTTATTTTATGAAAGCTTTCGTTGGGCGATATTTTCCGACCAAGGTAATGCTTTTAATGATTGGAAAGACTGGGAGTTGCAAAAGTCAGTTGGTACAGGTTTAAGGTGGGTTACACCGATTGGTGCTATTCGCCTAGATATCGCGAAGGCACTTGACGGAAATAAAGCATGGCGTTTTCATGTCACCATAGGGCCTGATCTATGA